A single Pseudomonas sp. HN11 DNA region contains:
- a CDS encoding alpha/beta hydrolase yields the protein MIAAKHLMCACLWLTARLASAQPLIPPTAIDWLLDCPLPTLERLDRAVLERTQCGTVSVPRNHAAPRQGRLRLYVTRVGARDPLSREGVIIALAGDAAKKNQVGTFVIHLASLWSSHAHQTYRKLVDRYDIIELSTRDLSTENGIEQATQDLEFVRSQLGEAQLRYLGNADSARLGNRYAALFPERVVRMVLINAQPTDTATPLVEQLRLKEPVEHNASGCINRWVGDYLIHGKHPPLSSRCLDTRTPQ from the coding sequence ATGATTGCTGCGAAACACCTGATGTGTGCCTGCCTCTGGCTGACAGCAAGGCTTGCCTCAGCCCAACCGCTGATCCCCCCCACCGCCATTGACTGGCTGCTGGACTGTCCCTTGCCCACCCTTGAACGCCTGGACCGGGCGGTACTGGAACGTACCCAATGCGGCACAGTGAGCGTACCGCGCAATCATGCCGCGCCCCGCCAGGGCAGGCTGCGTCTGTACGTTACCCGCGTCGGTGCCCGCGATCCGCTGAGCCGTGAAGGCGTGATCATTGCCCTGGCCGGCGACGCCGCCAAAAAGAATCAGGTCGGCACCTTTGTCATCCACCTGGCCAGCCTGTGGAGCTCACACGCCCACCAGACCTATCGCAAGCTGGTGGACCGTTACGACATCATCGAGCTCAGCACCCGCGACCTGAGTACCGAGAATGGAATCGAGCAGGCCACCCAGGACCTGGAGTTCGTACGCTCCCAACTCGGGGAAGCTCAATTGCGTTATCTGGGCAATGCCGACAGCGCGCGCCTGGGCAACCGCTACGCCGCCCTGTTCCCCGAGCGGGTTGTACGCATGGTGCTGATCAACGCGCAACCGACTGATACGGCCACTCCACTGGTCGAACAATTGCGCCTCAAAGAGCCCGTCGAGCACAACGCCAGCGGTTGTATCAACCGCTGGGTTGGCGACTATCTGATCCATGGCAAACATCCGCCGCTTTCATCCCGATGCCTGGACACCCGCACACCGCAATGA
- a CDS encoding FadR/GntR family transcriptional regulator yields the protein MLSRPLRRKRQKLSDVIVESVKRSIVTDALKPGDRLPTERELMESFQCSKGSAREALKALEVEGLVSTRTGPSGGAYLNQAGTEPASRALRNYLHFQHLDGEQVYQLRKVIEVELAVSVLGRLSEDDYQALQDNVDFCSAPEDSEAGQREQRLAELEFHNLLAKACPNPLLSFMAQFLNDLLRDLVVLKKAYKPKRKKFDAANLDYHKQLLIAFRAGDESAVRSLMHEHMCDAEHHMTALEGQVSPHFLLEFDHHH from the coding sequence ATGCTCAGCCGCCCGCTACGACGCAAACGCCAGAAGCTGTCCGATGTGATTGTCGAGTCGGTCAAGCGCTCCATTGTCACTGATGCCTTGAAACCCGGTGACCGCCTGCCTACCGAACGCGAGTTGATGGAAAGCTTCCAGTGCTCCAAAGGCTCGGCCCGCGAAGCGCTCAAGGCGCTGGAAGTGGAAGGCCTGGTGAGCACACGCACCGGCCCCAGCGGCGGCGCCTACCTGAACCAGGCCGGCACCGAGCCGGCCAGCCGGGCGTTGCGTAACTACCTGCACTTCCAGCACCTGGACGGTGAGCAGGTGTACCAGCTGCGCAAAGTTATCGAGGTGGAGCTGGCGGTGTCGGTGCTCGGACGCTTGAGCGAAGACGACTACCAGGCCCTGCAAGACAACGTGGATTTTTGCAGCGCGCCCGAAGACAGCGAAGCCGGCCAGCGTGAACAGCGCCTTGCGGAACTGGAATTCCATAACCTGCTGGCCAAGGCCTGCCCCAACCCGTTGCTGAGTTTCATGGCGCAGTTCCTCAATGACCTGCTGCGCGACCTGGTGGTGCTGAAAAAAGCCTACAAGCCCAAGCGCAAGAAGTTCGACGCCGCCAACCTCGACTATCACAAACAGCTGCTGATCGCCTTTCGTGCCGGGGATGAAAGCGCGGTGCGCAGCTTGATGCATGAACACATGTGCGATGCCGAACACCACATGACCGCCCTTGAAGGCCAAGTCAGCCCGCACTTTCTATTGGAGTTCGATCACCACCACTGA
- a CDS encoding branched-chain amino acid ABC transporter permease — MSEKNPLPFAKTQSRAMLLWVLAVLIGLPLILPSATLATEILIFAMAALACNLLLGYTGLLSFGQGIFFGAGAYCAALLMIHLQMGLFTALLGAAVAGGFLALLVGALAIRRTGIYFVMLTLAFSQMAYFVAYTLSDWTGGDNGLLSVPRPEIRLGETVLLSLADARAFYGFVAVLFLLIFIGARRVIASPFGSTLMAIRENEARASAIGYDTRHFKILVFVLSGAVTGIAGALYAMLLHFVPLSNIDLAMSEHILIMTIVGGTGSLFGSLLGASSIVLLGDFLSDLWPRWLMLLGVILILVVIFMRGGLWGGLASLFEKVRGNRNTAVVAKEEGL, encoded by the coding sequence ATGAGCGAGAAAAATCCCCTGCCGTTTGCCAAGACGCAATCGCGCGCGATGTTGCTGTGGGTGTTGGCGGTGCTGATCGGCCTGCCCTTGATATTGCCCTCGGCGACCCTGGCCACCGAGATCCTGATCTTTGCCATGGCCGCCCTCGCCTGCAACCTGTTGTTGGGCTACACCGGGCTGCTGTCGTTTGGCCAAGGTATCTTCTTCGGCGCCGGCGCGTACTGCGCAGCATTGCTGATGATCCACCTGCAAATGGGCCTGTTCACTGCGTTGCTCGGCGCTGCCGTGGCCGGTGGCTTCCTGGCCCTGCTGGTGGGCGCCCTGGCGATCCGTCGCACCGGTATCTACTTCGTGATGCTCACCCTCGCGTTCAGCCAGATGGCCTACTTCGTCGCCTACACCCTCAGCGACTGGACCGGTGGCGACAACGGCCTGCTCAGCGTGCCGCGCCCGGAAATCCGCCTGGGTGAAACCGTGCTGCTGTCATTGGCCGACGCCCGCGCCTTCTACGGCTTTGTCGCGGTGCTGTTCCTGCTGATCTTCATCGGCGCACGCCGGGTGATTGCCTCGCCCTTCGGCAGCACGCTGATGGCGATCCGCGAAAACGAAGCCCGTGCCTCGGCCATCGGCTACGACACGCGCCACTTCAAGATTCTGGTGTTTGTGCTGTCCGGCGCCGTCACCGGAATTGCCGGGGCGCTGTACGCGATGCTGCTGCACTTTGTGCCGCTGTCGAATATCGACCTGGCGATGTCCGAGCACATCCTGATCATGACCATCGTCGGCGGCACCGGCTCGCTGTTCGGCTCGTTGCTGGGCGCCAGCTCCATCGTGCTGCTCGGTGATTTCCTCTCCGACTTGTGGCCGCGTTGGCTGATGCTGCTGGGGGTGATTCTGATCCTGGTGGTGATCTTCATGCGCGGCGGTTTGTGGGGCGGCCTGGCGTCACTGTTCGAAAAGGTACGCGGCAATCGCAACACCGCCGTTGTCGCCAAGGAGGAGGGGCTATGA
- a CDS encoding amidase, with the protein MSEIGQLTAVQLLQHFRDKTLSPVEVTEDALLRIERYNPVVNAYCHVDPEGALNAARASEQRWLNGQPCGALDGVPASIKDLTLTVGMPTRKGSRTTSAEGPWDVDAPFTAFMRKAGAVLLGKTTTPEFGWKGVTDNPQYGITRNPWDTRTTAGGSSGGAGAAAALNLGVLHQGSDAGGSIRIPCAFTGTFGIKPTFGYVPQWPASSMTILSHLGPMTRTVEDSVLMLQTIAQPDARDGLIGAPRTTPWLSGAADLKGLRVAYSPNFGYVDVDPQVAKVVAQAVQGLVQLGAQVEQIDPGFSDPLEVFSTLWAAGAARLTGPMSEAQKQQLDPGLLRIAQRGERLSLDDFNAALEARAALVARMAAFHEHYDVLVSPMMPITAFDAGHDVPPGSGLQEWTQWTPFTYPFNLTQQPAASVPCGLAANGLPVGLHVVGARFADDQVLRVCHAYAKAFPTQHLQAPQTPT; encoded by the coding sequence ATGAGTGAGATCGGCCAACTGACGGCAGTGCAACTCCTGCAGCATTTTCGCGACAAGACCTTGTCGCCGGTGGAGGTCACCGAAGACGCCTTGCTGCGGATCGAACGCTACAACCCGGTGGTGAACGCCTACTGCCACGTGGACCCGGAAGGCGCGCTGAACGCCGCGCGCGCGTCGGAACAACGCTGGCTTAACGGCCAACCCTGCGGCGCGCTGGACGGTGTGCCGGCGTCGATCAAAGACCTGACGCTGACCGTCGGCATGCCAACCCGCAAGGGCTCGCGCACCACATCGGCCGAAGGCCCGTGGGACGTCGACGCCCCATTCACAGCCTTTATGCGCAAGGCCGGCGCGGTGCTGCTGGGCAAGACCACCACCCCGGAATTCGGCTGGAAAGGCGTCACCGACAACCCGCAGTACGGCATCACCCGCAACCCCTGGGACACCCGCACCACGGCGGGCGGCTCGTCCGGCGGCGCAGGGGCAGCGGCGGCGTTGAACCTCGGCGTGTTGCACCAGGGCAGCGATGCGGGCGGTTCGATCCGGATTCCCTGTGCATTCACCGGCACCTTCGGGATCAAGCCGACCTTCGGTTATGTGCCGCAATGGCCGGCCAGCTCCATGACCATCCTGTCGCACCTGGGGCCGATGACCCGCACGGTGGAAGACAGCGTGTTGATGCTGCAAACCATCGCCCAGCCGGACGCGCGCGATGGTTTGATCGGCGCGCCACGCACCACACCGTGGCTGTCGGGCGCAGCGGATTTGAAAGGCTTGCGCGTGGCCTACAGCCCCAACTTCGGTTACGTGGATGTCGACCCGCAGGTGGCCAAGGTGGTCGCCCAGGCAGTGCAAGGCCTGGTGCAACTGGGCGCGCAGGTCGAGCAGATCGACCCGGGTTTCAGCGACCCCCTGGAGGTGTTCAGCACCTTATGGGCAGCCGGCGCGGCACGCCTGACCGGGCCCATGAGCGAGGCACAAAAACAACAGCTGGACCCTGGCCTGCTGCGCATCGCCCAGCGCGGCGAGCGGTTGAGCCTGGATGACTTCAACGCAGCCCTTGAAGCCCGCGCCGCCCTGGTGGCGCGGATGGCAGCGTTCCATGAGCACTACGATGTACTGGTATCGCCGATGATGCCCATCACCGCATTCGACGCCGGGCACGACGTCCCCCCCGGCTCCGGCTTACAGGAATGGACACAGTGGACGCCCTTCACCTACCCCTTCAACCTGACCCAACAGCCGGCGGCATCGGTGCCGTGTGGGTTGGCGGCGAATGGCTTGCCGGTGGGCTTGCATGTCGTGGGCGCGCGGTTTGCCGACGACCAGGTGTTGCGGGTGTGCCACGCCTACGCGAAGGCCTTCCCGACCCAGCACCTCCAAGCCCCACAAACCCCAACCTGA
- a CDS encoding ABC transporter substrate-binding protein — MQRRTLLKASLTAAATLSLPLGIRPAFAAEPFTFYGLKSMSGAFASYGKFADMGSRLAVEQHPELLGRPLNYKVIDTEGNAGKAVRKVQEAIQQDGARFFQGCTLSSSALAVAKEVDKVGGVFMTPVGADEVTGKDCNKATFRWSVPTYGAIRETMVPLIKLLPDAKRWYTITPQYVFGEALLEGAKNVLKENGLEHIGNSYHSLQEQEFSGYLTNAIAAKPDVLVLLNFGSQSSNTLRQAVNFGIKERMKVLLVWSAGLDQFQELGSDVLEGVYLGAQYWHQVDTPLNRELVKLTQARYGINPTYPLAADYISTKVMLEAIISTGSVDGPTVAKALQGLSYEGPTGKESIRAGDHQVIKDYYLLIGKATADMADKDDLAKVLSAGQSFPPVEATGCTLG; from the coding sequence ATGCAGCGTCGTACGTTGTTGAAAGCCAGTCTCACCGCAGCCGCCACCCTCAGCCTCCCGCTGGGCATTCGGCCTGCATTCGCCGCCGAGCCCTTTACCTTTTACGGCCTCAAGTCCATGTCTGGCGCCTTTGCCAGCTATGGCAAGTTTGCCGACATGGGTTCGCGCCTGGCAGTGGAACAGCACCCCGAGCTGCTCGGCCGCCCGCTGAATTACAAGGTGATCGACACCGAAGGCAACGCCGGCAAGGCCGTGCGCAAGGTACAGGAGGCCATCCAGCAGGACGGCGCGCGGTTCTTCCAGGGCTGCACCCTATCGTCCTCGGCGCTGGCGGTGGCCAAGGAAGTGGACAAGGTCGGTGGTGTATTCATGACCCCCGTGGGCGCCGATGAAGTCACCGGCAAGGACTGCAACAAGGCGACCTTCCGCTGGTCGGTGCCCACCTATGGCGCGATCCGCGAAACCATGGTGCCGTTGATCAAGCTGCTGCCGGACGCCAAGCGCTGGTACACCATCACCCCGCAATACGTGTTCGGCGAAGCGCTGCTCGAAGGCGCGAAGAATGTCCTCAAGGAAAACGGCCTGGAACACATCGGTAACAGTTACCACTCGTTGCAGGAGCAGGAATTCTCCGGCTACCTGACCAATGCCATCGCCGCCAAACCCGATGTACTGGTGCTGCTCAACTTCGGCAGCCAGTCTTCCAACACCCTGCGCCAGGCGGTCAACTTCGGCATCAAGGAACGCATGAAAGTGCTGCTGGTGTGGTCGGCCGGCCTCGACCAGTTCCAGGAACTGGGCAGCGATGTGCTGGAAGGCGTGTACCTTGGCGCGCAGTACTGGCACCAGGTCGATACCCCGCTCAACCGTGAATTGGTCAAGCTCACCCAAGCCAGATACGGCATTAACCCTACCTACCCGCTGGCCGCCGACTACATCAGCACCAAGGTCATGCTCGAAGCCATCATTTCCACCGGCAGCGTAGACGGGCCGACCGTGGCCAAGGCCCTGCAGGGCCTGAGCTACGAAGGACCCACCGGCAAGGAGTCGATCCGCGCCGGCGATCACCAGGTGATCAAGGACTACTACCTGCTGATCGGCAAGGCCACTGCCGACATGGCCGACAAGGATGATCTGGCCAAGGTGCTCAGCGCCGGCCAGTCGTTCCCGCCCGTGGAAGCCACGGGCTGCACGCTCGGCTGA
- a CDS encoding ABC transporter ATP-binding protein, with product MSILLETKDLELAYGAFHAVNGVNLKVEAGTIHTVIGPNGAGKTSLFHCLTGERQATAGAIHFDGRNLIRKPAHGRVGLGMARSFQLTSLFQNLSVRENLRLAAQGRDGARALNFWRRVDSKREHLEMADQVLERLQFTARADTLAGELSHGQQRVLEVGMSICSKPKLLMLDEPTSGMGIDDIPIMTQLISDLGRDHTVLLIEHNMSIVMSISQRITVMSHGQILVEGTPEFVRADERVRTAYLGEAA from the coding sequence ATGAGCATCCTTTTGGAAACCAAAGACCTGGAACTGGCCTACGGCGCGTTCCACGCGGTGAACGGCGTGAACCTCAAGGTCGAGGCCGGCACCATCCACACCGTCATCGGGCCCAACGGCGCTGGCAAGACCAGCCTGTTCCACTGCCTCACCGGCGAACGCCAGGCCACCGCTGGGGCGATACATTTCGACGGCAGAAACCTGATACGTAAACCCGCCCACGGCCGCGTCGGCCTGGGCATGGCGCGCTCTTTCCAGCTCACCAGCCTGTTCCAGAACCTCAGCGTGCGTGAAAACCTGCGCCTCGCCGCCCAGGGCCGCGACGGTGCGCGCGCCTTGAATTTCTGGCGCCGTGTGGACAGCAAGCGCGAACACCTGGAAATGGCCGACCAGGTGCTGGAGCGACTGCAATTCACCGCGCGCGCCGACACCCTGGCCGGCGAGCTGTCCCACGGCCAACAGCGGGTGCTGGAGGTGGGCATGTCGATCTGCTCGAAACCAAAACTGCTGATGCTGGATGAGCCGACCTCGGGCATGGGCATCGACGACATACCGATCATGACCCAACTGATCAGCGACCTCGGCCGCGACCACACGGTGCTGCTGATCGAACACAACATGAGCATTGTCATGTCCATCAGCCAACGCATCACAGTGATGAGCCACGGCCAGATCCTGGTGGAAGGTACGCCGGAATTCGTGCGCGCCGATGAACGTGTGCGCACTGCGTACCTTGGGGAGGCTGCCTGA
- a CDS encoding Zn-dependent hydrolase translates to MNSFAQPLKSNAPLINRDRLWQSLMDLARLGATAKGGVCRLALTDLDRQARDLFVQWCEAAGCSVSIDAIGNIFARRTGRNPALPPVMTGSHIDTQPTGGKFDGCYGVMAGLEVIRTLNDLNIETQAPIEVVVWTNEEGSRFPPCMMGSGVFAGKFDLQDTLDKLDDQGLSVGAELQRIGYAGSRAVLGHPVGAYFEAHIEQGPLLEDQATTIGVVMGCLGQKWFDLTFTGVEAHAGPTPMHLRKDALVGAAEVVSAVNRIAHQQQPHACGTVGCLNLHPGSRNVIPGQVHMTLDLRHLHADTLQAMVDEVRGVIEATAARHGLTFELTPTADFPPLDFAPACVNAVREGAEALGLSHMDIVSGAGHDAIFVAELGPAGMIFVPCEGGISHNEIENAAPDDLAAGCAVLLRAMVNAAQGEIA, encoded by the coding sequence ATGAATAGTTTTGCGCAACCGCTCAAGAGCAACGCCCCGCTGATCAACCGCGACCGCCTGTGGCAATCGCTGATGGACCTGGCCCGACTGGGCGCCACCGCCAAGGGCGGCGTGTGTCGCCTGGCACTGACCGACCTCGACCGCCAGGCTCGCGATCTGTTTGTGCAATGGTGCGAGGCCGCCGGGTGCAGCGTGAGCATCGACGCCATCGGCAACATCTTTGCGCGCCGTACCGGGCGCAACCCCGCCCTGCCCCCGGTAATGACCGGCAGCCATATCGACACTCAACCCACCGGTGGCAAGTTCGACGGGTGCTACGGGGTGATGGCGGGACTGGAAGTCATCCGTACCTTGAATGATTTGAACATCGAAACCCAGGCGCCGATTGAAGTCGTGGTGTGGACCAACGAAGAAGGCTCGCGTTTCCCGCCGTGCATGATGGGCTCCGGGGTGTTTGCCGGTAAGTTCGATTTGCAGGACACCCTCGACAAGCTGGATGATCAGGGCCTGTCGGTCGGCGCAGAATTGCAGCGCATCGGCTATGCAGGTTCCCGCGCGGTACTCGGCCATCCGGTGGGTGCGTATTTCGAGGCGCATATCGAACAGGGCCCGTTGCTGGAAGACCAGGCCACCACCATTGGCGTGGTGATGGGTTGCCTGGGCCAGAAGTGGTTCGACCTGACCTTCACCGGCGTCGAAGCCCACGCCGGCCCGACGCCGATGCACCTGCGCAAGGACGCCCTGGTCGGCGCCGCCGAGGTGGTCAGCGCGGTCAACCGCATCGCCCATCAGCAGCAACCCCACGCCTGCGGCACGGTGGGGTGCCTGAACCTGCACCCCGGTTCGCGCAACGTGATTCCCGGCCAGGTGCACATGACCCTCGACCTGCGCCACCTGCACGCGGACACGCTGCAAGCCATGGTCGATGAAGTGCGCGGCGTGATCGAAGCCACGGCCGCCAGGCACGGGTTGACGTTCGAACTGACCCCCACCGCCGACTTCCCACCGCTGGACTTCGCCCCGGCCTGCGTCAACGCCGTGCGTGAAGGCGCCGAGGCCTTGGGCTTGAGCCATATGGACATCGTCAGCGGCGCCGGGCACGACGCGATTTTTGTCGCCGAACTCGGCCCGGCCGGGATGATCTTCGTGCCGTGCGAAGGCGGCATCAGCCATAACGAAATCGAAAACGCCGCGCCGGACGACCTGGCGGCGGGCTGCGCGGTATTGCTGCGGGCCATGGTTAATGCAGCCCAGGGGGAAATCGCATGA
- a CDS encoding ABC transporter ATP-binding protein: MLIVENIHSYYDKSHVLEGVSLTVNPGELVTLLGRNGAGKTTTLRSILGIISPRQGQIHFNGRALVGQKIFEIARQGLALVPENRGIFRMLTVEENLRIAARKTSRWQLEDVYGMFPRLKERRKNAGHALSGGEQQMLAIARALLNDPKLLILDEPTEGLAPVIVDELVKILRKVKDDGLPVLLVEQNLMVCDKLADRHYVLEQGRVVYEGSAAAFRADPTIKNRYLALSA, from the coding sequence ATGCTGATCGTCGAGAATATCCACTCCTACTACGATAAGAGTCACGTACTGGAAGGCGTGTCGCTGACCGTCAACCCCGGTGAACTGGTGACGCTGCTGGGGCGGAACGGCGCCGGCAAGACCACCACCCTGCGCAGCATCCTCGGCATCATCAGCCCGCGCCAGGGCCAGATCCACTTCAACGGCCGGGCGCTGGTGGGCCAGAAGATCTTTGAAATCGCCCGCCAGGGCTTGGCGTTGGTGCCGGAGAACCGTGGGATTTTCCGCATGCTCACGGTCGAGGAAAACCTGCGCATCGCCGCGCGCAAGACCAGCCGCTGGCAGCTCGAAGATGTCTACGGCATGTTCCCGCGCCTCAAGGAACGGCGCAAAAACGCCGGCCACGCGCTGTCCGGCGGCGAGCAACAGATGCTCGCCATCGCCCGCGCGCTGCTCAACGACCCCAAGCTGCTGATCCTTGATGAACCCACTGAAGGCCTGGCCCCGGTGATCGTCGACGAGCTGGTGAAGATCCTGCGCAAGGTCAAGGACGACGGCCTGCCGGTGCTGCTGGTGGAACAGAACCTGATGGTCTGCGACAAGCTCGCCGACCGCCATTACGTGCTCGAACAAGGCCGCGTGGTCTACGAGGGCAGCGCCGCCGCCTTCCGCGCCGACCCGACCATCAAGAACCGTTATTTGGCCCTGAGTGCCTGA
- a CDS encoding branched-chain amino acid ABC transporter permease, giving the protein MLNLYLFQILNGLGLGMIYFLIAVGLTIIFGLLNFVNFAHGAFFLLGAYICYTAVSLTGNFWLALLIAPLVVAALAWAIERLLIQRIYHLPHMFQILVTLGIALIIQEASVMIWGPVGKSVAVPDLLRGVLVVGDFVYPYYRLFLIVFSGLVGLGLWLLLERTRFGALVRAGSESTETVSLLGTDIFRLFSMTFALGVALAGVAGVLFAPLRGAQPFVGPEILGVAFVVVVIGGMGSFSGALVGGLLVGVVQSLMTTLWPQGASLMIYGAMAVVILVRPYGLFGRA; this is encoded by the coding sequence ATGCTTAATCTTTACCTGTTCCAGATCCTCAACGGCCTCGGGCTGGGGATGATCTACTTCCTGATCGCGGTCGGGCTGACGATCATTTTCGGCCTGCTCAACTTCGTCAACTTCGCCCACGGCGCGTTCTTTTTGCTCGGCGCCTACATCTGCTACACCGCCGTGAGCCTCACCGGCAACTTCTGGCTGGCGCTGCTGATCGCGCCGCTGGTGGTGGCGGCGTTGGCCTGGGCCATCGAGCGATTATTGATCCAGCGGATCTATCATTTGCCGCACATGTTCCAGATCCTGGTAACGCTGGGCATCGCGCTGATCATCCAGGAAGCCAGCGTGATGATCTGGGGCCCGGTGGGTAAAAGCGTCGCCGTGCCGGACCTGCTGCGCGGCGTGCTGGTGGTGGGTGACTTCGTCTACCCCTACTACCGCCTGTTTCTGATTGTGTTCTCCGGGCTGGTCGGCCTGGGCCTGTGGCTGCTGCTGGAGCGCACGCGCTTCGGCGCCCTGGTGCGGGCCGGCAGTGAAAGCACCGAAACCGTGTCGCTGCTGGGCACCGATATTTTCCGCCTGTTCTCCATGACCTTCGCCCTCGGCGTGGCCCTGGCCGGCGTTGCGGGCGTGCTGTTCGCCCCATTGCGCGGTGCCCAGCCCTTTGTCGGCCCTGAGATTCTCGGGGTGGCCTTCGTGGTGGTGGTGATTGGCGGCATGGGTTCGTTCAGCGGCGCGCTGGTCGGCGGTTTACTGGTGGGCGTGGTGCAAAGCCTGATGACCACACTCTGGCCCCAGGGGGCGAGCCTGATGATCTACGGCGCGATGGCCGTGGTGATTCTGGTCCGTCCCTACGGCCTGTTCGGGAGAGCCTGA